GGTCGTCGGGGGTCGTGATGGTCGCCGCGGGGCGCTCGTGGTGCGAGCGCGCGCCGACGAGTACCTCCGCCTCCTCGCCGAACGAGAGCGTCGTCCGCTCGGCGTCGGAACTGATAGTTAGGGGCGCGGTGACTCGGACGTACGTCTTGACCGGCGCGAACAGCTCCAAACTGTACGTCGCGCGGGGGAACGACTCCGAGGCGTAGTGTTCGGTCTGACCGAGCATCCGCCCCTCGTCGTCGCGGACGCAGACCGAGACGACCGACCCGAGGTCGAGCCTGTCGGTGCGGAAGCGCACGGCGGCGTCGGCCGGAAACCAGAACGCGTCCGGGTCGGCCGGTTCGGGGGCGAGCACCGACGGCGTCGACAGCGCGAACTGGTGACGCTCTATCGGGTCGGTGACGAGTATCCCGTCGCCGCCGGGGACCGGTTCGAGCGAGAGTTCCAAGTGGGTCCCGGGGGTCTCTCCCGACCGACCCTCTGGATTCTCGAACCGTTCCATCATCTTCTCTGTCATCGTTTTAGAGTAAAAGCGTGTTGGTCGGTCACACTCGGCGCACCGAACCCCGCGGTCATTCGAGAACGAGCCAGTCCGACGAGAGGTTGCGGTCGCGGAAGTGCCAGCGCTGGCACAACTGGGTTCCGTCGAGGCGGAGTTCGACCGTCGCGTCGAACAGCGGTTCGAGCACGCGGACCGCCTCGTCGTCCCGCTCGCGCGGGAGCCAGAAGTGCGCCATCCCGTCGACGGCGCGGACGTGGTTCGCGAGGACGTGCGCGAACCGGAAGCCGGTTTCGAGGTCGTACTCGGCGACGAGGGTCGGCAGACAGTCGAAGGCGACCCGGAGTTCGGCCGGCGCCAGTCCGCCGGCGATGGCGTCGAACTGCTCGACCGTTTTGGTCACCTCCGCGCCCAATTCGGTCACGCCGCCGTCGACGCAGTGGGCGATGGGGTCGCCTGCGGCGTCGGCGTCGCTGTCGGCGTTCGATTCGGGCTCCGAGTTCGAATCCGAATTCGGCGCCCCCGGTTCCATCGGCGAGACGGTCGACCCCGGTCCGTTCGACGCGGCCGCGGACCCCCGCGACGGGGCGGCGAACTGGACGATGCGGGTCCACTCGGGCGTCCGGCGCTCGACGGTTTCCAGCCGCGAGTCCCGTCCGTCGTCGGTCGCGTTCGTCACGAGGAGCCGACGTCTGGGCGCCGCGTCACCGTCGCCGAGCATCCGCACGGATACCTTCCGGTAGACGTCCGCTGGCACCGAACCGACGACCAGAAGCGCGCTTCCGCGCTGCTTCA
This Halogeometricum sp. S3BR5-2 DNA region includes the following protein-coding sequences:
- a CDS encoding DUF7504 family protein, translated to MDQGGGAGGAPGDAPGLAAALDGLKQRGSALLVVGSVPADVYRKVSVRMLGDGDAAPRRRLLVTNATDDGRDSRLETVERRTPEWTRIVQFAAPSRGSAAASNGPGSTVSPMEPGAPNSDSNSEPESNADSDADAAGDPIAHCVDGGVTELGAEVTKTVEQFDAIAGGLAPAELRVAFDCLPTLVAEYDLETGFRFAHVLANHVRAVDGMAHFWLPRERDDEAVRVLEPLFDATVELRLDGTQLCQRWHFRDRNLSSDWLVLE